The nucleotide sequence ttctctcgttagtcgtatgttaccatccgctgtgtctttgtcaacatcgccattttcctacttcctgttgcgagccacgcccacggatttaaattctggcggaagagcccgcccattggcgtcgttttcgcgtatagcaaatccgattggttgggaagggggcgcggttatgcagccgaggggtcctgtgatcggtgggatgtaaagtaggcgtcgacgtcacgtccgcgtcacgtgaccacgacgtggcagacgtcatatagcaaccgctgttttgtttagtagacttacagttgttatgcattgacataatggcgcacactccaaatagatttaaataaattaaataattcttctgcccactcccttttaaacaagttaactctccccgcggatttgaattccggcggaagttcttacagttgttatgcgttgacataatggcgcactggttagcatgtccacctcttaagcatgatgttgcgggttcgacgcctgatcaatgttagcatggagtgagctgaagtgcatggcgctgaagatttgaatctttgaaatgcgctgaggtctgacgtatcaggcagaatggtttgccatcacgttcaacaaaaaatagaaactttcccactctgataaaaacgtcctgtgttcatctacatattttcgttttgctgtgcatcttttccctgccatttcgagagcccaattgacactaatagtttactggaatgtgtttgcccatcctactttgtggaatttcaccacatgcgcttttgacgaaaatactaaattgaactcaagtgaagccaacacgcacgcatcccccccccccccccacacacacacacacacacacacctacacacacacacacaaatgttgatatgaacataaaagagccgcatgcggttcaggagttgcggcttggccaaacctgtactatacaactttatttgtgtaaaattttcacaacagctgtcacacaaacaaagcgggaaaaaccgaagacgtgcgtgttccgcccacgctggatttatttgaaaagacaccgtattgccgcagatgtggcaaagagtacttttgggcatctgagacggaaggatgtccaaagcatcacgtcacctgctctggtaggaatggtggtgggacgttgaggtcaaccgctttggggttggctgaatctttggtcgcaggatgccacacacttgaagacagaagcagaaaagcagagctaaatgcaaaatgtactcaccggtgactccaattttttccccccctgaagaaatggatggacgggtggccccggctggccggtgggactcttgttattctgaccctttttagtgcgcttttggggcaacaaccgttttttgtggcgctctcttctggttcaagagtgccctgcatgtgaatttgcctttcctgccttctgattggatgagcgccggtgtgacgcggtgcctctgtcaccgtggcggggggtatacgtcggcatcggagcgtctgccaacgtctgagaccggctggcagtgtatcggtccagtaatgccagacgaatgagtgactgaagaatgtagctattttgtctgagaaaaaggtgtgctcattgataagcttacctgtccttgttgcttcagcgctgactccagatctgctactctgctttgatagtgacccatttctactgtcatgtaacatggggggaagagatggtgcaaatggtaaaatatggattgttcacaggaataaattggcagagctgaaattccaaatttgtccaaaagatggcgccagaccaaaacatgagaccaaaaaaggggccaaaataagctaagcaagttaaaatagaaataaaacaggaacacggtgtcggattgtgagtcacgcatggacgcacaaatgtgatttttactttttgatttctttgcttggctaaaaatgtattctgtaacagcttaaagcaatattgttagtcaattcgatcaagggacccgtcactatgagaatagtggcgtgacataaattgtttggagaagcacaaatgtgatttttacttcttgatttctttgcttggctaaaaattgattccctctttcatgaactgtgttttgcaatcgaattgttctgggattgaatgattttattaacacgggtatcagtgggtgaaattgttcggtttctggagtgattaagatttgtaattctatttcatgtttcttcaataaatgtgttgtgtatattcatctactttgttgtgcgctgatttgtactgaatgtacaatcgatggttcggggttgatttgacaatttgattaatgtgcggggggttattatggtataacataggactgtaataaataaaagtaacatcagacaattttagagaattgaataactttcgtagttatttgagacacgagtgaatttcaatccgtttgaaagtttgcttcgtctgaataaattaacggaagtgtttgaatcggattatcggtttggtgtagaactgaaagtaatttaattatttgaagggcgcaggcccgtttccccttttgacgggccgcgtaaaaagtaactccgaacatgttagagaattaaataactttcgtagatatttaagggaagagtgaatttcgtcaaaagtgaattcgtttgaaaatgtacttcctctaaataaaataacgacgatggttaaaatagatcatttgagttggtgaaggataaaagtatttcgattgtccgtcgggcgcggcccagttcttaattttgtcgggccgcgtcaaaagttaaacaggacacgatcgaaaaatagacttgccttccaaattaattactgggcaaatctaaatagagtaagacatttttattcgttttaagaaagttgttattctttttaaagcaatcaagtggggtgaagcactccgacagttaagtgctagatctacatataagaagttagaattaataacgtaaagtgcattaattttctccttaaatgctattattgtcacacttttattaattcgattctctttcgaataaacaagttggtcggctcgctgcttgagcgaccaagtagaacggacccatatcaacatttacttcggcaaaactagtgctagggtgcgctatacaaacgaatccctgaggtcttaacaaagacatctaaaaatatccgtaacataataagaacttcaaacattagcggggagccatcaatacgatgcggtcacttcgaagtcttgcctcgaattgagttactcggctcgagcttagggtgacttgagagggattggcgtcgtacagaaattagattgattccggtggagttaatttaactcgggtggttagattacggacgaatctccgaacccggctaagacaaacccgttaccgggaagccgggggcaccttattgaaagaggtgcgtttgacactaccatcagcttttctctggtctgaaaggaggaggagggaggctcctcctcctcctttcagaccagagaacacccgaggctgggtgagaacggggaggctgcgacccggtcgGGGGTTGCggtaaggggcgccaccttgatctccttctcggcgtcgtagtcctctccgctggtctgggctagcagagcgtaggctcgttgcagcgcttgatattcttgcgtcagctggcggtagcgaagctccgcctcctcatgcacacaccaatgcaacacagcactagtaccagaatcagtcagaccggcgacaaagcacccgcgacgcaaagacgagtccgattccaggctgaagaggaatgtttggcgccaatacgctggcagaaatggcgggctacctcttcgggttccgtgtcgggggttctgtcggtgtgaaaagacaaggacgatccgtccgagtccaccaacacgtcttcgtcgtagccgtaaaatgtttcgatgacctgcgggcgcggaagcaaacatctctctgaacaaactgaagcgacacctcacgatgaatcgacgagaggaacgatagcgagaaaaaggccatttcatcttgcgcaacaccaagaagccgcaaacaaacagactcaccttgcaggacctcacgctttgttcctcctcagagattctcgacgtcggtatcgtagcagcaaatctctctcctgtcgacacaaataatccgcctttgagattctttggatgcaaagggaacgaacggctccggcgcagaaacaaacgcgactcacgatgacatttctgacatgagctcctgtctccagagcctgaaaaacccgtcaccggcgatgattggagggacgctcgtcttttccaaaagtgacaactacagggtgtgtcagggttttccagattatctttatc is from Syngnathus scovelli strain Florida chromosome 9, RoL_Ssco_1.2, whole genome shotgun sequence and encodes:
- the LOC137840642 gene encoding janus kinase and microtubule-interacting protein 3-like isoform X2; this encodes MTWSAVAASRTVKWSSFKLWSSGTSSTTCPRSSGERFAATIPTSRISEEEQSVRSCKVIETFYGYDEDVLVDSDGSSLSFHTDRTPDTEPEEAELRYRQLTQEYQALQRAYALLAQTSGEDYDAEKEIKKWVTIKAE
- the LOC137840642 gene encoding janus kinase and microtubule-interacting protein 3-like isoform X1 translates to MTWSAVAASRTVKWSSFKLWSSGTSSTTCPRSSGERFAATIPTSRISEEEQSVRSCKVIETFYGYDEDVLVDSDGSSLSFHTDRTPDTEPEEEAELRYRQLTQEYQALQRAYALLAQTSGEDYDAEKEIKKWVTIKAE